From the Martelella mediterranea DSM 17316 genome, one window contains:
- a CDS encoding IS110 family transposase gives MVVLHHPPHICLGCDVAKDTIAVSCGGPATVIANRSRDIRRFLRNCEADLVICEPTGGYETVLIEECLRRGLAVHRADTRRLKAFIRSRGRVGKSDAIDAREMVAYGMERWASLSLWQAENPEEARLKALVRRRADLVAIRVAEQNRAMAPGGRELAVTFKAMLAAINRQIALLDKEIRMLMRSEAFAARASIAMAMTGIAETTAAALIATMPELGTLDRKKAAALAGLAPHPNESGNKIGYRRMRGGRPVMRTILFMPAMQAARGRGEFAAFYKRLVEAGKKPIVAIAAVMRKIVVTLNARFTEKVIQQS, from the coding sequence ATGGTCGTTTTGCATCACCCTCCGCACATCTGTCTTGGTTGCGACGTTGCAAAGGACACGATCGCCGTTTCCTGCGGCGGTCCGGCCACCGTCATCGCCAATCGCAGCAGGGATATTCGTCGCTTCCTGCGAAACTGCGAGGCAGATCTGGTCATCTGCGAACCCACCGGCGGGTATGAAACCGTCCTGATCGAAGAGTGCCTGCGGCGCGGCCTTGCCGTTCACCGGGCCGATACGCGCAGGCTCAAGGCCTTCATTCGTTCGCGTGGACGGGTCGGCAAGAGCGATGCGATCGATGCCCGGGAAATGGTCGCCTATGGCATGGAACGCTGGGCAAGCCTGTCCCTGTGGCAGGCTGAAAACCCTGAAGAGGCAAGGCTCAAGGCCCTTGTGCGCCGCCGCGCCGATCTGGTCGCCATCAGGGTCGCCGAGCAAAACCGCGCCATGGCGCCGGGCGGACGTGAACTTGCCGTCACCTTCAAGGCCATGCTCGCTGCCATCAATCGCCAGATCGCGCTGCTCGACAAGGAAATCCGCATGCTCATGCGCAGCGAAGCCTTTGCAGCCAGGGCCAGCATCGCAATGGCGATGACCGGCATCGCGGAGACAACCGCCGCCGCCCTGATCGCCACAATGCCCGAACTCGGGACGCTGGATCGAAAGAAGGCGGCGGCGCTGGCCGGCCTGGCGCCGCACCCAAACGAGAGCGGCAACAAGATCGGTTACCGGAGAATGCGCGGCGGCAGACCCGTCATGCGCACCATCCTGTTCATGCCGGCCATGCAGGCCGCCCGCGGAAGGGGCGAGTTCGCCGCCTTCTACAAGCGCCTTGTCGAAGCCGGCAAAAAGCCAATCGTCGCGATCGCAGCAGTCATGCGAAAAATCGTCGTGACCCTCAATGCAAGGTTCACAGAGAAAGTCATCCAACAGAGTTGA
- the rplI gene encoding 50S ribosomal protein L9 yields MDVILLERIAKLGQMGETVKVRDGYARNYLLPTGRALRANAANKARFEAERAVLEARNLERKNEAQKVADVLEGKSFIAVRAAGETGQLYGSVAARDVVEILAAEGFNVGRNQVVLHTPIKTVGLHNVELHLHAEVEISIELNVARTKEEAERQAKGEDLTSADAIYGVDEDALRPEDFFNPDADYDLDEETEEAPEASEEAGEEEDK; encoded by the coding sequence ATGGACGTAATCCTGCTTGAACGCATCGCCAAGCTTGGCCAGATGGGCGAAACCGTTAAGGTTCGCGATGGCTATGCGCGTAACTACCTGCTGCCGACCGGCCGTGCGCTGCGCGCCAACGCCGCCAACAAGGCCCGTTTCGAGGCCGAGCGCGCGGTGCTCGAAGCCCGCAACCTCGAGCGCAAGAACGAAGCCCAGAAGGTTGCCGACGTGCTCGAAGGCAAGTCCTTCATCGCCGTGCGCGCCGCCGGCGAAACCGGCCAGCTCTACGGTTCGGTCGCAGCCCGCGACGTCGTTGAAATCCTCGCCGCGGAAGGCTTCAATGTCGGCCGCAACCAGGTCGTGCTCCACACCCCGATCAAGACCGTTGGCCTGCACAATGTGGAGCTGCACCTGCATGCCGAAGTCGAGATCTCGATCGAGCTGAACGTCGCCCGCACCAAGGAAGAAGCCGAGCGCCAGGCCAAGGGTGAAGACCTCACCTCCGCCGACGCGATCTACGGCGTCGACGAGGACGCGCTGCGCCCGGAAGACTTCTTCAACCCGGATGCCGATTACGATCTGGACGAGGAAACCGAAGAAGCCCCGGAAGCTTCCGAGGAAGCCGGCGAAGAAGAAGACAAGTAA
- a CDS encoding DUF2232 domain-containing protein gives MKTLNARTLLIGALSGVAAFALAYAAGVTVLFSTLLAAASALPILIAGLGYGLLPAIVGIVVAGALGLALASPFFALYTLAVTLIPAGWLSHLGNLARPATEIGGPEGQMAWYPLADIMMHLCAAVTLALIVVGAVAGYGPETTGQIIDAFAAALTAENPELAGDAAVIAQFKSMFTLLLPMVQGATSVILLFVAFHFASRIAIASGLSNRPREDVAVALRMSTNAIFVFLAALVATFFGGTIGLIGAACLGAFGGGFLLSGLARMHLAARGKSWAVPVIILSYLSLIFTFPALVFITMGLLDTRRAIALSPGAPTNNDDDERNEPWT, from the coding sequence ATGAAGACGCTTAACGCAAGAACATTGCTGATCGGTGCGCTTTCCGGCGTCGCGGCCTTCGCGCTTGCCTATGCCGCCGGCGTCACCGTGCTGTTTTCGACGCTGCTTGCCGCCGCCTCCGCGCTTCCCATCCTGATTGCCGGTCTCGGCTATGGCCTCCTGCCCGCGATCGTCGGCATCGTGGTTGCCGGCGCGCTTGGCCTTGCGCTCGCCTCGCCGTTCTTCGCGCTTTATACGCTGGCTGTCACGCTGATCCCGGCCGGCTGGCTCAGCCATCTCGGCAATCTCGCCCGCCCGGCCACCGAGATCGGCGGGCCGGAAGGCCAGATGGCCTGGTATCCGCTCGCCGACATCATGATGCATCTCTGCGCCGCCGTCACGCTGGCGCTGATCGTGGTCGGCGCGGTCGCGGGCTACGGCCCGGAGACCACCGGCCAGATCATCGACGCCTTCGCCGCGGCGCTGACCGCCGAAAACCCCGAACTGGCCGGCGACGCGGCGGTGATCGCGCAATTCAAGAGCATGTTCACCCTGCTGCTGCCGATGGTGCAGGGCGCGACCTCGGTGATCCTGCTGTTCGTCGCCTTCCATTTCGCCAGCCGCATCGCCATCGCATCCGGGCTTTCCAACCGTCCGCGCGAAGATGTGGCCGTAGCGCTGCGCATGAGCACGAATGCGATCTTCGTGTTTCTGGCGGCCCTCGTCGCGACCTTCTTCGGCGGCACGATCGGACTGATTGGTGCTGCCTGCCTCGGCGCCTTCGGCGGCGGGTTCCTGCTTTCCGGCCTTGCCCGCATGCATCTTGCCGCCCGCGGCAAGAGCTGGGCCGTGCCGGTGATCATTCTCTCCTACCTCTCGCTGATCTTTACCTTCCCGGCCCTGGTATTCATCACCATGGGCCTTCTCGACACGCGTCGGGCGATCGCTCTTTCACCGGGCGCGCCCACCAATAATGATGATGATGAAAGGAATGAACCATGGACGTAA
- the rpsR gene encoding 30S ribosomal protein S18: MVAIASIPTRRPFNRRRKTCPFSGANAPKIDYKDVRLLQRYISERGKIVPSRITAVSQKKQRELARAIKRARFLGLLPYVVS; encoded by the coding sequence ATGGTAGCCATCGCTTCTATCCCGACGCGTCGCCCGTTCAACCGCCGTCGCAAGACCTGCCCGTTCTCCGGCGCCAACGCGCCCAAGATCGACTACAAGGACGTACGTCTGCTGCAGCGTTACATTTCCGAACGCGGCAAGATCGTGCCTTCGCGCATCACCGCCGTCAGCCAGAAGAAGCAGCGTGAACTGGCCCGCGCCATCAAGCGCGCCCGCTTCCTCGGCCTTCTGCCCTACGTCGTTTCGTAA
- the rpsF gene encoding 30S ribosomal protein S6: MALYEHVFLARQDITAQQVDAIVEQYKGLIEENGGKVGRIENWGLKSLTYRIKKNRKAHYALMDIDAPAAAIHEMERQMRINEDILRYMTIKVEEHEEGPSAMMQKRDRDDRPRRDGGREGGRDNRDRGDRGDRGGDRGERRPRF, from the coding sequence ATGGCACTTTACGAACACGTGTTCCTGGCCCGCCAGGACATCACGGCCCAGCAGGTTGACGCCATCGTCGAGCAGTACAAGGGACTGATCGAGGAAAACGGCGGCAAGGTCGGCCGTATCGAAAACTGGGGCCTGAAGTCCCTCACCTACCGCATCAAGAAGAACCGCAAGGCGCATTACGCGCTGATGGACATCGATGCACCTGCTGCCGCGATCCACGAGATGGAACGCCAGATGCGCATCAATGAAGACATCCTGCGCTACATGACCATCAAGGTCGAGGAGCACGAGGAAGGCCCGTCGGCGATGATGCAGAAGCGCGACCGCGACGACCGTCCCCGCCGTGACGGCGGACGCGAAGGCGGCCGTGACAACCGTGATCGCGGTGACCGTGGCGATCGCGGCGGCGACCGCGGCGAACGCCGCCCGCGCTTCTAA
- a CDS encoding siderophore-interacting protein, which produces MAEFPLQQDGGYVKLMLPGPDEKPLVRTYTIRRQTADALDIDFALHGDHSSGGPAVSWAQTVKPGETITVGGPGPAKPLAPGANWYLVLGDMTALPAIAVNLEALPADAVGDAVIEIQSEADRQDLPHPDGVTLHWLINPEPGHHPQKFETFVRALPWRTGRVYAWCAAEFETMRRVRAYLRQERGLGPDQLYISSYWKQGLGEDQHRVVKRADAETAVG; this is translated from the coding sequence ATGGCAGAGTTCCCCCTTCAGCAGGACGGCGGCTATGTGAAGCTGATGCTGCCCGGCCCGGATGAAAAGCCGCTGGTGCGCACCTACACGATCCGCCGCCAGACGGCGGACGCCCTCGACATCGATTTCGCGCTCCACGGCGACCACAGCAGCGGCGGACCGGCCGTGTCATGGGCGCAGACCGTAAAGCCCGGCGAGACGATCACCGTCGGCGGACCGGGACCGGCCAAGCCGCTTGCGCCCGGGGCCAACTGGTATCTCGTCCTCGGCGACATGACCGCGCTCCCCGCCATCGCCGTCAATCTGGAGGCGCTGCCCGCCGATGCCGTCGGCGACGCGGTGATCGAGATCCAGAGCGAAGCGGACCGCCAGGACCTCCCCCACCCCGACGGCGTCACCCTGCACTGGCTCATCAACCCCGAACCCGGCCATCACCCGCAAAAATTCGAAACCTTCGTCCGCGCGCTCCCCTGGCGAACGGGCCGCGTCTACGCCTGGTGCGCCGCCGAATTCGAAACCATGCGGCGTGTGCGGGCGTATCTGAGGCAGGAACGCGGGCTTGGGCCGGACCAGCTCTATATTTCCAGCTACTGGAAACAGGGGCTCGGGGAGGATCAGCATCGGGTGGTGAAACGGGCGGATGCGGAGACGGCGGTGGGGTGA
- a CDS encoding calcium/sodium antiporter: protein MDFLYIALGLIGLYFGAEWLVSGAVATARRMGISPLVASLVIVGFGTSLPELLVSVRAALTGSPGIALGNVVGSNIANILLIVGAAAVIFPISAWDRNVRRDAIAMTASAVLLLLLVQFDVIGRLAGVVLLALLALYLFRTYRFAAAADTAPELPADGAMPVWKMTVLIVAGLILLIIGAELLIRGATELAAHFGISDAVVGLTVVALGTSLPELATAVVAALKRHSDVAIGNVTGSCIFNVLCIIGATAVIAPLPVPEGFATFDVPVMLAATVFFALMLFFAPKFHRATGAAMLAAYAAYIWALV from the coding sequence TTGGATTTTCTTTATATCGCGCTCGGTCTGATCGGGCTTTATTTCGGGGCGGAATGGCTGGTTTCAGGTGCGGTTGCGACCGCGCGACGGATGGGGATATCGCCGCTGGTGGCGTCGCTGGTGATTGTCGGTTTCGGCACCTCGCTGCCGGAGCTTCTGGTTTCCGTCCGCGCCGCGCTCACCGGCTCGCCGGGCATCGCGCTTGGCAATGTGGTCGGCTCCAACATCGCCAATATCCTGCTGATCGTCGGCGCGGCCGCGGTGATCTTCCCGATTTCCGCCTGGGACAGGAATGTGCGCCGCGATGCCATCGCCATGACGGCCTCCGCCGTGCTGCTGCTGCTTCTGGTGCAGTTTGACGTGATCGGCAGGCTTGCCGGCGTCGTGCTGCTGGCGCTGCTCGCGCTTTACCTTTTCAGAACCTATCGCTTCGCCGCCGCCGCGGACACCGCGCCGGAACTGCCGGCCGATGGCGCGATGCCGGTGTGGAAGATGACAGTGCTGATCGTCGCGGGGCTCATCCTGCTGATCATCGGCGCGGAACTGCTGATCCGCGGCGCGACCGAGCTTGCCGCCCATTTCGGCATATCCGACGCGGTGGTGGGGCTGACGGTCGTCGCGCTCGGCACCAGCCTGCCGGAACTCGCAACCGCCGTCGTCGCCGCCCTCAAGCGCCACTCGGACGTGGCGATCGGCAATGTCACCGGCTCCTGCATCTTCAACGTGCTCTGCATCATCGGCGCCACCGCCGTGATCGCGCCGCTGCCCGTGCCGGAGGGCTTCGCCACATTCGACGTGCCGGTGATGCTGGCCGCGACCGTGTTCTTCGCGCTGATGCTGTTCTTCGCCCCGAAATTCCACCGGGCGACGGGGGCGGCGATGCTGGCGGCCTATGCGGCGTATATCTGGGCGCTGGTATAG